The following is a genomic window from Hymenobacter chitinivorans DSM 11115.
AATCGACGAAACCACCGGCCAGCCCATCCGCGACTACGCTCTGGAGCAGCCCGGCGAAGTGCTCATTGAGGGCAACCTGGAGTACCGCTTCCCACTCTACAGCTTCATCAACGGGGCCCTATTCACCGATTTTGGCAACGTCTGGACCCTGCAGGCCGAGGGCACGCGCCAGGACGCGGTATTCCACCTCAACCAGTTTTACCGGCAGTTTGCCGTGGGCTCGGGCATCGGCATCCGCTTCGACTTCACCTTCCTCATCCTGCGCCTCGACGTGGCCACCAAAGTCTACGACCCCACCGCACCGGGCAACAAGTTCGTGCTGCCCAATTTCCGGCTGGCCAAATCCCCCAACCAAACCGCCTTCAACCTCGGCATCGGCTATCCTTTTTAATGTGCTGATGTGGAGGAATGTGCTGATGTGCTAATGCCCAACGTGTCATTGCGAGGACGAAGGACAAAGCAATCCGTCCTCTGCTAGTGACAAACACCCTTTTACCAGAAAGCCCTTTTCTACACGCGGTAGAAAAGGGCTTTTCACTTTAGAATACTCAGCACATTTCAGAGGACGGATTGCCACGGCCTTTGGCCTCGCAATGACACATTTCCTCACATTTAGCACATTACAACGACATTAGCACATCAGCACATCAGCACATCAGCACATTGAAAACACATTAGCACATTAACCTAATACTCCAGCAGCTCCGCCAGCGCCGCTGCAACTTTCTCCGCGCTGGGCAGCATCTGGCGCTCCAGCTCCACGTTGAGGGCAATGGCGGGCAGGTTGGCGGCGCCCAGGGTAAAGACCGGGGCGTCGAGCTGCGCGAAGCAGGTGCGCTGAATCCGGCCGGCCAACGACTCAGCAAAGGAGTTCATCAGCGGCTCCTCGGTCAGGACCAGGGCTTTGCCGTGGCGGCGCACGGCAGCCTGCACCGCCTCGAAGTCGAGCGGGTTGAGGGTGCGCAAATCCAGAATTTCAACCTGGCCGGCAAACTGCTTGCTGGCCGTTTTGGCCCAGTGCACGCCCATGCCGTAGGTGATGACCACGCAGGTGGTGCCTTGGCGCAGCTGCTCGGCATCAGCCTCCTGAGCCACGGCAGCTTTGCCCAGCGGAATAACGTAGCCGGTGGCCGGCTCCACGGTTTTGGCCTCGTCGGTGCCGGGCACCTTGCTCCAGTACAGGCCCTTGTGCTCCAGCATCACCACCGGGTTGGGGTCCAGGAAGGCGGCGCGCATCAGCCCCTTCATGTCGGCCGCGTTGCTGGGGTACACCACCTTGATGCCGCGAATGGTAAGCAGCGTGCTTTCGATGGAGCCCGAGTGGTAAGGCCCGCCCCCGCCGTAGGCCCCGATGGGCACCCGAATCAGGCTCTGGACCGGAAACTTACCGTTGGAGAGGTAGCACGACTTGCTGAGCTCCTCCACCAGCTGGTTGAGGCTGGGCCAGATGTAGTCGGCAAACTGGATTTCGACAATGGCCTTGGCCCCCACCGCACTCATGCCCGCCGTGGAGCCCACAATGTAGGCTTCCTGAATCGGGGTGTTGAACACGCGGGTGTCGCCGTACTTTTTGGCCAGCAGAGCCGCCTCCCGGAACACGCCGCCCAGCTCCCCGCCCACGTCCTGTCCGTAGAACAGGGCCTCGGGAAACTCGCGCAGAATGTCGTCCACGGTGTGCAGGGCAGCATCCACCATCAGGGCTTTGTCGGCCCCGGCGGGACTCCGCTCCCCGGCTTCCTCGGTTACTTCGGGCTCGGCAAACTCGTGGTCGGCGAAGGTGGCCGGGTCGGGGTTCGGGGCGGCCAGGGCGCGCTGGTAGTCGGCTTCCACCAGGGCGCGGGCCTGCCGGCCCAGCTCTTCCAGCTCGGCTTCCGGGATGCCCAGATCCAGCAGCTGCTGGTGCAGGCGGGGCAGCGGGTCGTTGGTGGTGTGCTCGGCCAGGTTGTCGCCGCGGTACCACTCGCGCCGCACGCCGCTGGTGTGGTGGCCCAGCAGCGGGCATTTGGCGTGCACCAGAATCGGGCCCCGGGTGCGGCGCACGTAGTCGAAGGCCGTGGCCAGGCCGGCGTAGGAATCGGGGAAGTCGGCTCCGTTTACGCGCAGGCGCTGCAACCCTTTAAAGCCGGCGGCAAACTCGTAGGCATCCATGGCGCGCATCTCCCGGCCGGTGGCCGAAATGCCCCAGTCGTTGTCCTGCACCAGATAAATAATGGGCAACTGGTGCAGCACGGCCATTTGCAGGGCCTCCGAGACTTCCCCCTCGGTCATGGCCCCGTCGCCGATGGAGCACACCACCACGGAGCCGCCCTGCTGGGCTTCGGCGGGCAGCAGGCTATACAGGCCGGGCCCGGTTTTGCCGCTTTCGTACCAGTCGCGCGGGTCGGCCATCACCGGGTTCAGGCCCTGGCTTTCCAGGTACTTAATGCCGTGGGCCATGCCCGTGGCCGGAATGGCCTGCATGCCGGTGGCCGAGCTGTTGTGCGGAATGGTCGGGAAGCCGGCCCGGCGCAAGGACGGGTGCGAGTAATACGTGCGGCCGCCCGAAAAAGGGTCGTCGCGCTTAGCCATGAGCTGCAGCATCAGCTCGTAGGGCTCCAGGCCCAAGCCCAGCAGCAGGGCGTCGTCGCGGTAGTAGGGCGTCACGTAGTCCTGGGGGCCCAGAAAGCAGGCGGCGGCCAGCTGAATGGCCTCGTGGCCCCGGGCCGTGGCGTGGACGTATTTGGCCGTTACGGCCTTATTTTCTTCGTAGAGGCGGGCCAGCTCGTCGCCGGTGCGCATGAGCGAATACGCGCGCAACAGGGTGGCCTGGTCGGGCTGGGTGGCGTTAAGCTGGGCGGTGAAGTCGGTTTCCAGGGTGGGAGCAGTTGAATTCGGCATGGGTGGCTAGGAATACGGGGCGAAAGTACAGCATCAAAACGACAGCAACATCGTTGCTTGGCCCCAAGTTGCCTACCCGCCACCCCGGGCTGATTCTCTAACGGGGCTCCACCCCCCAAATTAACCGCCGCTGGGCAGGTGGGGTATCCGCGAATCCCGTTTCCCGCGCCAGCCTGCCGCGCGCGGGGTCTTTTGTGGGCCGTACACCCCGCCGGAACGCGCGCAAACTCCTACCTTTGCGGCTTGCCAATTACTCCGCCCGGCGGCGGTTTTCTTTTTCTGTCCGAGTCGGCCCCGTGGCTGCCTCGTCAGCCTGGCCGTTTTTTCCCGTATGCTGACCTCTGCTTCTTCCCTTGCGCCGGTGGCCTCCACCTTCCGCGACACCGTGGCCACCTGGCTGCGCGACTTCCAGCAGCGCCTCTGCGCCCAGCTCGAAGCCGCCGACGGCCAGGCCACGTTCCAGTCCGACGAGTGGCAGCACGGTAGCGGCGGCGGGGGCTTGTCCCGGGTCATTCAGCACGGGGCGGTGCTCGAAAAAGGCGGGGTCAACTTCTCGGCCGTGTGGGGCGAGATGAGCGAGCAGGCGGCCAAAGTGCTGCTCATGCCCAACCCCAACTACTTTGCCACCGGCGTCTCGGTGGTGCAGCACCCGCGCAGCCCCATGGTGCCCATTGCCCACATGAACGTGCGCTACTTCGAGGCCGGCAACGGCGAAGCCTGGTTTGGCGGCGGCATCGACCTGACCCCGATTTACGTGGACGAACAGCAGGCCCGCTGGTTCCACGAGCAGCTCCGGGCCGTCTGCAACGCTCACAACCCGGCCTATTACGCCCGCTTCAAGCAGTGGGCCGACGACTACTTTTTCCTGCCCCACCGCCAGGAAACCCGGGGTGTGGGCGGCATCTTCTTCGACCGGCTCACCGTGGGCAAAGACGGCAGCCGCGAGGAGCTGTTTGCCTTTATCCAGGCCGTGGGCAACGTTTTTGGGCCCACTTATACCGAGCTGCTGCGCCAGAACCGCGACCTGCCCTTCGGCGAGCGGCAGGTGCAGTGGCACATGCTGCGCCGGGCCCGCTACGCCGAGTTCAACCTGGCCTTCGACCGGGGCACCCGCTTCGGCCTCGAAACCGGGGGCCGCACCGAAAGCATCCTGATGAGCCTGCCCCCGCGCTGCGAGTGGCACTACGACCAGCGCCCCGCACCCGGCTCGCCCGAAGCGGCCACCCAGCAGTGGCTGCGCAAGGGCGTGGAGTGGCTCGCCGAAAATCCCAGTACGCTTTGATCGAACAACTGCAAGCCCTGGACCGCTGGCTGTTGCTGGCGGCCAATACTCACCACTCCAACGCGCTGGACGCCTGGATGATTTTCTTTTCGGAGCGCTTCGTGTGGTTTCCGGCTTATCTGGTCATTCTGCTTGTGCTGGGCTACATGTTCCGGCAGCGGGCCCTGCTCCTGCTGCCCCTGCTGGGTTTGAGCGTGGCCCTGGCCGACGGGATTTCGAGCCGGTTCTTCAAGCCCTACTTTGCCCGCCTGCGCCCCTGCCACGACCCGCAGCTTTCGGCCACGCTCAACCTGGCCAGCGGCTGCGGGGGGCAGTTCGGGTTTATGTCGTCGCACGCGGCCAATGCCTTTGCCCTGGTCGTGTTTCTGTGGCTGGCGTTGCCCCGGCGCTACCGGCTGGCCAAGGTATTGGTCCTGATCTGGGCCATCCTGGTGTCTTACAGCCGCATGTACCTGGGCGCCCACTACCCTTCCGACGTGCTGGCCGGCGCCACCCTGGGCAGCCTGGCCGCCTGGGCCTGCTTCCGGTTGTATCAGCTCGGGGCCGCCCGCTGGTGGCCCGAGCCCCGTTTTACTCTCCGTCATGACTGATTCTGCCCGCCGGTTTTTGTTTCTGCCCGGCAGTACCCGCCACATGGGCAACAGCGAGCAGCTGGCCCGCCTAGCGGCTCAGCACTTGCCCGCCGGGGCCGAGCAGCACTGGCTGAACCTGCTGGATTATCCCCTGCCCGATTTTGTGGACCTGCGCCACGACGGGGCCTACGCCGCGCCCGAAGGCCATGCCCAGACGCTGGCAGACGCTACCCTGCAGGCCACCGACCTGGTGCTGGTCATGCCCCTGTACTGGTACACGATGCCTGTGCCCACCAAGCGCTACCTCGACTACTGGAGCGCCTGGATGCGGGCCCCCGGCCTGGATTTTCGGACCCGGATGGCTGGTAAAACGCTTTGGGCAGTCGTAGCCAGCAGCGGGGCGCGAAGTGAGGTCCAGCCCTTAGCCGATACCTTGCTCCTAACGGCGCAGTACATGCGCATGCCCTGGGGTGGCCTTTTGTTCGGCAACGGCTCCCGCCCCGGCGACATTCTGCAGGACCAAGCCGCGTTGACGGCGGCAGAAACGTTTTTTACGGCCGGCTAGTACTCTATTTTACTTCGGCTGCTAATACAAAAAGCCCCGCCAACTCGTTGCTGGCGGGGCTTTTTTTGAGTTATTCATTACTTCTTGCCCGGCTTGCGGTTGCCGGTGTGTCCGTCGCCCCGGTCGCCCTGGCCGGGCCGGCTGGTGCGGTGGGAGTTGTGCTTATCGTCCTGGGACAAAGAACGGTTCAGGTCCACTTCGCTGGTAAACTGGCCTTTCTCGTTGCGGCGCACGTAGCGCTTGTCGCCCGGGGTGGGTTCTATCAATTCGCGTTTCGACATGGCGGAGGAAAGTCTAAGGTGAGACACTTCCTATACGCGGATGAGGCCAACCTGGTTAGCAATTCACGGCCCGCTGTTGAGCTTAACTCCCTGCCGTTCAAGCCTTGAATGAACCCAGTTAGCACCTTTCGGAAGCAACTTCTGCTACGCAAGCACGCCGTCTACCAGGGCAAGGCTACTCCCCAACCCACGCCCCGTTTCTGCCGAAACACTCACTCACTGCCAGCATCACCCCAAAATTACCGTCGGTCTGCCGCCACCGCTGCCCGGGCGCATAGGCCCGGGACACGAAGCCGTCGAGGTAGAGGGCATTGCGGCAGCCCCGGCGGCGGAAAAAGTCGGCAAACTCGTAGAGGCTCACTTTCTGCTGCGACATGGCCAGCAGCACGCGGCCGTCGGGCAAAATGCCCACGCCGTTGCGAATCTGCCGGTTGGCAGAGCCGGGGGTAAAGGCCGGGTGAATCCGGCCTTGCACCACCAGCATCGGCCCCGACTGCGTAGCGTACCGGACGCGGCTAGAATAGCGAAAGTTTGCGGTGGGGCACACCACGGCCCGCTGGTCGGTGGTCGTGTAAAACACGCCGTTGGGCCGGAGGTAGAAGTTGCCGGTGCCCGCCGCTGTATCGAGGGGCACCAGCACCCGGCCTTCCTCAACAAACAGCCCCTGCGGGGAATAATCGGGGCGAAACATGCCCGCATTCATGGCAAACACCACCCGCCGCCCCTGCCCGCTGAGCCAGGCCGAAAGGCGGCCCAGACTGCCCAGCCGTTGGTTTTGCTCGTCTTTCCAGTACAGCCGCAAGTCCTGCCGCCGCAGATCAACCTGGTAGCTCACGTAGCCCGAATCAGTTGGGGAGCAGCAGATCAAGCTTAGTCCCAGTCCGCCCAGCGCCAGCAGGATTATCCACCGGCTTCTGCCCTTGCGGGTACCACTAGCGTGCCCCGTCATTGGCATTCGGCGCTACCGGCCCAGCAGCTTGGCCACGTACTTGCCCACGATGTCGAACTCCAGGTTGACCAAATCGCCGGGGCGCAGGTGCTGGAAAGTGGTGTGCTCGTAGGTGTAGGGAATGATGGCCACCGCGAAGCTGTCGTCGGTCGAGTCGAAGCAGGTCAGGCTGGTGCCGTTGATGCAGATCGAGCCTTTTTCCACGGTTACGCGGCTCGGGCCGGGCTCGTGACGGAAGCGGTAGAGCCAGCTGCCGTTCTGGTCGGTAACACTCTCGCAGACGGCCGTCAGGTCCACGTGGCCCTGCACGATATGGCCGTCGAAGCGGCCGTTGGCGGCCAGGCAGCGCTCCAGATTTACCTGCCGGCCCGGCGCCCAGCTTCCCAGGTTGGTTTTCTGCAGCGTTTCGTCGATGGCCGTCACGACGTGGGTGCCGGCGGCGGCATCCACGGCCACCACGGTCAGGCACACTCCGTCGTGGGCCACGCTCTGGTCAATCTGCAGCTCGTGGGCAAAGGGCGCGGCCACGGTAAAGTGCCGGTTCGTGCCTTCCGTTTTCACGTCCGTAATCGTGCCGAGAGCTTCTACAATGCCAGTAAACATGAGATTGGTAATGTGCTAAGGTGGTTGAATGAGCTGATGTGCGAAGGTCGTTGTGTTCTTGCGAGGCGCAGCCGAAGCAATCCGTCCGCTAAACTGTGCCGAGCCTTCTTAAACGACGAGACTTGAGGTATAACAACGAAAAGGGCTTTGTGGTGAAAGAGCGGGCTGTACTTCGCAGCGGACGGATTGCTTCGCGTTGCGCGCAAGACCAGAACGACCTTGGCACATTTCGCCCATTCCTCATATTTCCCCACATTAGCACCTGAGCACATTAAAACCTACTTCCCCCGGCCTTCGACAATGATTTTCAGGGTGTAGAGCATCACGCGGAAGTCCATGGCCAGGCTCATGTTCTCGATATAGAGAATGTCGAACTTGAGGCGCTCCACCATCTGGTCGACGGTTTCGGCGTAGCCGTACTTTACCTGGCCCAAACTGGTGATGCCGGGCCGCACGCGGTGCAGGTGGCGGTAATGGGGCGCTACTTTCACGATCTGATCGATGTAGAAGCGGCGCTCGGGGCGCGGGCCCACCAGGCTCATGTCGCCTTTGAGCACGTTCCAGAATTGGGGCAGCTCATCGAGGCGGACCTTGCGCATAAACCGGCCCCAGGGCGTAATGCGCGGGTCCCGATCCGACGACAAGGCCGGGCCCATCTTCTCGGCGTCCACGTACATCGAGCGGAACTTGTAGATGCGGAAGGGCTGGGCGTTGATGCCGATGCGCTCCTGGGCGTAGAAAATCGGGCCCGGCGAGGAGAGGCGCACCATCACGGCTGTGAAGGCGTACACGGGCCAGGCCAGCAGCATAAACAGAGCTGAGCCCACGATATCGAGGCCGCGCTTGGTAAACTCCTGCCAGGGCGGCAGCAAGTCGTGCTTGATTTCAATGAGCGGGGTCCCAAACAGGTGGTTTACCTTCACTGAGCCCAGCAGCATCTGGTACAAGTCGGGCAGGATGCTGACCCGGGCCGGCGTACCTTCCAGCAACGACAGAATTTCCTGAATCATGCGGTGCTCACTGGGCTCGATGGCAATGATGATCTGCTCGATCTTCAAGGCCCGGATCAGGGCGGGCAGGCGGGTGTAGGAGCCGCGGGCGGGCAGCTCGGCGGCCAGGCCGGGGTCCACGGTGTCGCCCATGGGCGCGAAGCCGACCAGCTTCAGCCCCAGGTGCTTGCCGGTGCGGGCCAGCTCGTGGTAGGTTTCGCGGGCCAGCAGGTTGGAACCCACCAGCAGGGTATTAAACGAAATAACGCCGCTGCGCACCAAGTGCTGCACCGTGGTAATAGCCCAGGTCCGCAGCACGGCCGTAATAAAGAAGTGCAGCAGAAAATAGGCCGTAATCGTCTTGTAGTACAGCCGGTAGGAGCTCACACCCTGGTCATCGAGCAGCAGGGCAAAAAAGATAACCAGCGCCCCCAGCACCGAAATGCGCCCCAGGCGGATAATTTCCGACAAGCGCGACTTGCGGAAGATGTCGCGGTATTCGCCGATCAGGCTGTAGAGCACCGTCCAGAAAGCGGCAATCATCAGGGCTGAGCCCGTGAGGGTGAACAGCTCGCCGCCGGTGAAGCGGTAGCCGGCATTGATTTCGCTGAGCAGGTACTTGCGCAGCAGAAAAAAACACATCCACGCCAGCAGGGCCGCCAGAAAGTCGGCAGCAATAAGCTTCAGCTTTTGAAAGGTGCGAGTCAAGGGGATAAGGGAAGCAGACCAGCTGGAGCTGGCAAACAAATGGGTTATGTGGGCACGATGCCGTAATTTCGCCGCAGATACGGCCCGAAAAGGGCCTTTATCCACTAACTGAGCCGCGCAAAGGTAGGGCATTAACCCATACCCTCGACATTGGCTTAACCCACATTGCATGCACGCTGATACGTACCGCCACCGAGGCCTGCGCCGTACCCTGGTTGAAGAACTGCGCCGTAAAGGAATTCGGGACGAGCGGGTACTGACGGCCCTGGCAACGGTGCCCCGCCACTTGTTTTTTGACCCCGCTTTTCAGCAGCACGCCTACCAGGACAAGGCCTTTCCCATCGGGCAGGGTCAGACGATTTCCCAGCCCTACACGGTGGCCTACCAAACCGAGCTGCTGCGCCTGCAGCCCACCGACCGGGTCCTGGAAATCGGGACCGGCTCGGGCTACCAGTGCGCCGTGCTGCTGCAGCTCACGCCCTTGGTGTACAGCATCGAGTACAACGCGGTGCTATTTGAAAGCACCCGCCGCCGCCTCGGGGCCTTCGGCCTGCTGGCCCACCTGTTCTGCGGCGACGGCTCGGTAGGTTTGCCCGAACACGCGCCTTTCGATAAGATTCTGGTCACGGCCGGCTCGCCCACCATTCCGCGCACCTTGCTGCGGCAGTTGCGCGTGGGGGGCTCCCTGGTCATCCCCGTGGGCGACGAAAGCAGCCAGCGCATGATGCGGGTGGTGCGCGAAAGCGCGGAAGAGTTTGTGCGGGAGGAATTTGAGGAGTTTCGCTTCGTGCCCCTGCTGGGCCAGGCGGGCTGGCCGAAGTAGTGCCCTGAACTCGCCTCGTCCGCCAGCGGAGCCAGCCACCCCGGTCCCGTAGCAGGGGGCCCTGACTGCGGCAGCGACTAGGGCTTTTGCGGTCTGAAACGCCGGAGCCCGGCAGGTATTATCGGTCCGGATTCGACAATACGGGCCGGGCGGCGCTATCTTTGGGCTCCCATTTCTTTTCAGCAATGCCCTTTCAGATGCGCAAACAAAAGCCCGTTAAAGACTCCTTCGTGATTATGACTGAGCTGGTGCTGCCTAACGATACCAACACGCTCAATAACCTGATGGGCGGCCGCATGATGCACCTGATGGACATTGCCGCGGCCATTTCGGCGCAGAAGCACTCCAACCGCATCGTCGTGACGGCCTCGGTCGACAACGTCTCATTTCGCGACAGTATCGCGCTGGGCAGCGTGGTGACGCTGCAGGCCCAGGTGACGCGCTCCTTCAACTCCTCGATGGAAGTGCACATCGACGTGTGGGCCGAGGACATTCCCAGCGGCACGAAGATGAAAACCAACGAGGCCTTTTTCACCTTCGTGGCCGTGGATCAGACCGGGCGCCCCATCGACGTGCCCGAAGCCGTGGCCGAAACCGAGGAGGAAATCCGCCTCTACGATGGGGCCCTGCGCCGCCGCCAGCTCCGCCTCGTGCTCGGGGGCCGCATGAAGCCCCACGAAGCCACCGAGCTCAAGGCTTTGTTTGACCTGGAGTAATTTTAGTTGTTAGTTGTTGGTTGTCAGTTGTTAGGCTGTTTTATTACCTTCCTGACCGCACCACCTGACAACTGACAACCAACAACTAACAACAACTAGTCTCAGCCCATGGATCAGGCTTCCCTGGCATTCTTCCAGAGCTTCTACACCAACGTGGCGCTGTACGTGGTGCCCGAGCCCGACGCGGCCGGTGCCCCCGTAGTGGCCGAGCCCCTGAGCCCACCAGTCGTGGCTACGGCAGCAGTAGCAGCCCCGGCAACTGAAACCCCAGCAGCGGCCGCTGCCGGGCCGCCGGTAGCCACGCCCGCTCGGCCGGCCGCGGCACCCGTGCTGCCCCCACCGCCGCCGGCCGCCGCGCCAATACGGCCGGTGCTGCCAGCCGTTGCGCCCGCCGCGGCTTCGGCGACTTTGCCAGGCAAGCTACCTTCCCTCGGGGCCCTGAATTTGCCGACGACACCGGCCCCCGAACGAGCCCCGGTAGCTCCGGCCTCGGCGCCGGCGGTTCCCCCCGCCCCGCCCCGGCCCACGCCACCCGCCGACGGCCCACCGCCGCGGACGGCCCCGCCGCTGAGCGCAACGCCCTACTCCACGCTGGGCAGCAACCCCAACGGCCTGGTGATTCTGGTGCGCATGGACCCGGTGCGCTTCCAGCGCCTGCCCCGCAACGTGTTTCTCAACAACTTGCTCAAGGCTATTCGCCTGGTGATGGAAGACGTGGTACTCATCAATGTGGAGTCGCCCCTGCCGGTAGAGCTCAAAACCATCCGGCAGAAGCTGGCCGCCAAGCAAATCATTGCCTTTGGTAAAAACCTGCTCGACGTAGCCATTCGCACAACCCAGCTCTACGAGCCCGTGCTGCTGGCCGGGGACGCGGCCTACCTGCCAGCCGCCGAAATTGAGCTGATTGAAGAAGACAACAGCCGCAAAAAACTCCTCTGGCAAGCCATGCAGCGCATGTTCCTAAGTTAGGTTAGTTGTTGGTTGCTAGTTGTCAGTTGGTAGGATTGTGCGAAGCAAGGCGGCTGACACTCAACTTCCCTCAATGAAAAAGGCCCACCATCTGGCGGGCCTTTTCTATTGACCAGTTGACCCTAACAACGGACAACTAACGACTAACAACTAGCCCCTACTTCAGCACCGAGGCCAGCTTCGCTTCCAGGGCGTCGCCGCGCAGGTTTTTGGCTACGATACGGCCTTGGGGGTCGAGCAGCACCGACTGCGGAATGGCTTTGACGCCGTAGGTCTGGCCGGCGGCGCTTTCCCAGCCGCGCAAATCCGAGACGTGAGTCCAGGCCAGGCCGTCGGTTTTGATGGCCTTGAGCCATTTCTCCCGGTCCTGGTCGAAGGAAACGCTGTAGATTTCGAAGCCCTTGCCCTTGAACTTGTTGTAGGCCTTCACCACGTTGGGGTTTTCCTTGCGGCAAGGTCCGCACCAGGAGGCCCAGAAATCGATGAGCACGTACTTGCCGCGCAACGACGACAAAGCCACCGTTTTG
Proteins encoded in this region:
- a CDS encoding flavodoxin family protein, which codes for MTDSARRFLFLPGSTRHMGNSEQLARLAAQHLPAGAEQHWLNLLDYPLPDFVDLRHDGAYAAPEGHAQTLADATLQATDLVLVMPLYWYTMPVPTKRYLDYWSAWMRAPGLDFRTRMAGKTLWAVVASSGARSEVQPLADTLLLTAQYMRMPWGGLLFGNGSRPGDILQDQAALTAAETFFTAG
- the hemF gene encoding oxygen-dependent coproporphyrinogen oxidase, whose product is MLTSASSLAPVASTFRDTVATWLRDFQQRLCAQLEAADGQATFQSDEWQHGSGGGGLSRVIQHGAVLEKGGVNFSAVWGEMSEQAAKVLLMPNPNYFATGVSVVQHPRSPMVPIAHMNVRYFEAGNGEAWFGGGIDLTPIYVDEQQARWFHEQLRAVCNAHNPAYYARFKQWADDYFFLPHRQETRGVGGIFFDRLTVGKDGSREELFAFIQAVGNVFGPTYTELLRQNRDLPFGERQVQWHMLRRARYAEFNLAFDRGTRFGLETGGRTESILMSLPPRCEWHYDQRPAPGSPEAATQQWLRKGVEWLAENPSTL
- a CDS encoding alpha-ketoacid dehydrogenase subunit alpha/beta, with the translated sequence MPNSTAPTLETDFTAQLNATQPDQATLLRAYSLMRTGDELARLYEENKAVTAKYVHATARGHEAIQLAAACFLGPQDYVTPYYRDDALLLGLGLEPYELMLQLMAKRDDPFSGGRTYYSHPSLRRAGFPTIPHNSSATGMQAIPATGMAHGIKYLESQGLNPVMADPRDWYESGKTGPGLYSLLPAEAQQGGSVVVCSIGDGAMTEGEVSEALQMAVLHQLPIIYLVQDNDWGISATGREMRAMDAYEFAAGFKGLQRLRVNGADFPDSYAGLATAFDYVRRTRGPILVHAKCPLLGHHTSGVRREWYRGDNLAEHTTNDPLPRLHQQLLDLGIPEAELEELGRQARALVEADYQRALAAPNPDPATFADHEFAEPEVTEEAGERSPAGADKALMVDAALHTVDDILREFPEALFYGQDVGGELGGVFREAALLAKKYGDTRVFNTPIQEAYIVGSTAGMSAVGAKAIVEIQFADYIWPSLNQLVEELSKSCYLSNGKFPVQSLIRVPIGAYGGGGPYHSGSIESTLLTIRGIKVVYPSNAADMKGLMRAAFLDPNPVVMLEHKGLYWSKVPGTDEAKTVEPATGYVIPLGKAAVAQEADAEQLRQGTTCVVITYGMGVHWAKTASKQFAGQVEILDLRTLNPLDFEAVQAAVRRHGKALVLTEEPLMNSFAESLAGRIQRTCFAQLDAPVFTLGAANLPAIALNVELERQMLPSAEKVAAALAELLEY
- a CDS encoding protein-L-isoaspartate(D-aspartate) O-methyltransferase; this encodes MHADTYRHRGLRRTLVEELRRKGIRDERVLTALATVPRHLFFDPAFQQHAYQDKAFPIGQGQTISQPYTVAYQTELLRLQPTDRVLEIGTGSGYQCAVLLQLTPLVYSIEYNAVLFESTRRRLGAFGLLAHLFCGDGSVGLPEHAPFDKILVTAGSPTIPRTLLRQLRVGGSLVIPVGDESSQRMMRVVRESAEEFVREEFEEFRFVPLLGQAGWPK
- a CDS encoding phosphodiester glycosidase family protein: MTGHASGTRKGRSRWIILLALGGLGLSLICCSPTDSGYVSYQVDLRRQDLRLYWKDEQNQRLGSLGRLSAWLSGQGRRVVFAMNAGMFRPDYSPQGLFVEEGRVLVPLDTAAGTGNFYLRPNGVFYTTTDQRAVVCPTANFRYSSRVRYATQSGPMLVVQGRIHPAFTPGSANRQIRNGVGILPDGRVLLAMSQQKVSLYEFADFFRRRGCRNALYLDGFVSRAYAPGQRWRQTDGNFGVMLAVSECFGRNGAWVGE
- a CDS encoding riboflavin synthase yields the protein MFTGIVEALGTITDVKTEGTNRHFTVAAPFAHELQIDQSVAHDGVCLTVVAVDAAAGTHVVTAIDETLQKTNLGSWAPGRQVNLERCLAANGRFDGHIVQGHVDLTAVCESVTDQNGSWLYRFRHEPGPSRVTVEKGSICINGTSLTCFDSTDDSFAVAIIPYTYEHTTFQHLRPGDLVNLEFDIVGKYVAKLLGR
- a CDS encoding sugar transferase is translated as MTRTFQKLKLIAADFLAALLAWMCFFLLRKYLLSEINAGYRFTGGELFTLTGSALMIAAFWTVLYSLIGEYRDIFRKSRLSEIIRLGRISVLGALVIFFALLLDDQGVSSYRLYYKTITAYFLLHFFITAVLRTWAITTVQHLVRSGVISFNTLLVGSNLLARETYHELARTGKHLGLKLVGFAPMGDTVDPGLAAELPARGSYTRLPALIRALKIEQIIIAIEPSEHRMIQEILSLLEGTPARVSILPDLYQMLLGSVKVNHLFGTPLIEIKHDLLPPWQEFTKRGLDIVGSALFMLLAWPVYAFTAVMVRLSSPGPIFYAQERIGINAQPFRIYKFRSMYVDAEKMGPALSSDRDPRITPWGRFMRKVRLDELPQFWNVLKGDMSLVGPRPERRFYIDQIVKVAPHYRHLHRVRPGITSLGQVKYGYAETVDQMVERLKFDILYIENMSLAMDFRVMLYTLKIIVEGRGK
- a CDS encoding acyl-CoA thioesterase codes for the protein MRKQKPVKDSFVIMTELVLPNDTNTLNNLMGGRMMHLMDIAAAISAQKHSNRIVVTASVDNVSFRDSIALGSVVTLQAQVTRSFNSSMEVHIDVWAEDIPSGTKMKTNEAFFTFVAVDQTGRPIDVPEAVAETEEEIRLYDGALRRRQLRLVLGGRMKPHEATELKALFDLE
- a CDS encoding phosphatase PAP2 family protein, encoding MIEQLQALDRWLLLAANTHHSNALDAWMIFFSERFVWFPAYLVILLVLGYMFRQRALLLLPLLGLSVALADGISSRFFKPYFARLRPCHDPQLSATLNLASGCGGQFGFMSSHAANAFALVVFLWLALPRRYRLAKVLVLIWAILVSYSRMYLGAHYPSDVLAGATLGSLAAWACFRLYQLGAARWWPEPRFTLRHD